GTGCGCAAAGACCTTGACGACGAGTCAAAATTGGGGCTTTCTCTGATAGAAAACATACAGCGCGAAGGTCTGAACGCCATGGATACGGCGCTCGCTTACCGCCAGCTTATGAATCAGTTCGGCGCCTCCCAGACGGAAATAGCAAAAAAAGTGGGCAAATCAAAGACCACGGTTTCAAACACCCTGCGTCTGCTTGAACTGGAGGAAACCATCCTGAACGGCCTGCAGAGCGAATTGATAGACGAAGGCCACGCAAGGGCGCTTCTTTCAATACCCGACAAGACCCGCAGGCGGGAGGCTTACGAAAAAATAATTTCCGACAAACTCTCCGTGCGCGACGTTGAGGCTTACGCCCAGGGCTTTCACGCCCGCAGGCCCCGTTCCGTCTCAAAAGCGTCGGCAAGAGCGCATAAAAGCCCGGAAATCGCCGAACTTGAATCTTCCCTTGAGAATATCCTGGGGACCAAAGTGGAAATTCATCCGGGGGCCGGCCCGGAGAATGGTAAAATAGTCATACATTATTACTCGCTTGATGATTTTGACAGGGTAACACAGATTCTGAAAAAGTAACACGGAAAGAGGATAGCGCTGAAGAGCTGAGGGAAAAACCACA
This Elusimicrobiota bacterium DNA region includes the following protein-coding sequences:
- a CDS encoding ParB/RepB/Spo0J family partition protein gives rise to the protein MRTALGRGIDSLITKVENNDISGDIVQRVPVDKIRPNRFQPRRNFDDGALAGLADSIKERGLLQPITVWKDSGDDHYELIAGERRWRAACLAGLPEIDAIVRKDLDDESKLGLSLIENIQREGLNAMDTALAYRQLMNQFGASQTEIAKKVGKSKTTVSNTLRLLELEETILNGLQSELIDEGHARALLSIPDKTRRREAYEKIISDKLSVRDVEAYAQGFHARRPRSVSKASARAHKSPEIAELESSLENILGTKVEIHPGAGPENGKIVIHYYSLDDFDRVTQILKK